From one Candidatus Acididesulfobacter guangdongensis genomic stretch:
- a CDS encoding N-acetyl-gamma-glutamyl-phosphate reductase: protein MIKVSIVGASGYSGIYLAYTLLLRKDVELVHITSQSNAGKEISEVFPSFSKMNGCGCSVNFEKLDEKLIAASSDVVFLCLPHGKSSSIVSSILKLNPLIKIIDIGADFRFDRLENYELNYEKHAAPDLNKYFVYGLADVYEDKIKGVQFVSNPGCYPTGALLPLLPLIKAGIINFNSPVIIDSKSGISGAGRSSANISNLFCEAQNSVRAYNLWKHRHLPEIKEKICNEMLTGGYKSACGNGKSDGYKPSIYDEPAYLHKHEAEPAEIQRKYEQTHSEENYPEIIFTPHIIPVIRGILTTIYIKLNSIAISENAIEDIYNNFYKNSPFVVLLKNGILPDIKNVIYSNVCHISFSKNGAYLILVSAIDNLGKGASLQAVQNMNLMFGLPADYEIRDFTPYP from the coding sequence ATGATTAAAGTATCTATTGTCGGCGCTTCAGGATATAGCGGAATTTATCTGGCTTATACGCTTCTGCTAAGAAAAGATGTCGAGCTGGTTCATATTACGTCTCAGAGCAATGCAGGCAAAGAAATATCTGAAGTATTCCCTTCATTTAGTAAGATGAACGGATGCGGATGTTCGGTTAATTTTGAAAAATTAGACGAAAAGCTTATAGCTGCTTCGAGCGATGTTGTTTTCTTATGTCTGCCTCACGGAAAAAGCTCTTCAATCGTGTCTTCTATTTTAAAGCTCAATCCGTTAATTAAAATAATAGATATAGGGGCGGACTTTCGTTTTGACAGATTAGAAAACTACGAGCTAAATTATGAAAAACATGCAGCGCCTGACCTGAATAAATATTTTGTCTATGGGTTGGCAGACGTTTATGAAGATAAAATTAAAGGAGTTCAGTTTGTTTCAAATCCCGGATGTTATCCGACCGGCGCTCTTTTACCGCTATTGCCTCTCATAAAGGCAGGAATTATAAATTTTAATAGCCCTGTTATTATTGATTCTAAATCCGGCATTTCAGGAGCCGGCAGAAGCAGCGCTAATATATCGAATCTATTCTGCGAAGCTCAAAATTCCGTGAGAGCTTATAATTTATGGAAACATCGGCATCTTCCTGAAATTAAAGAAAAGATCTGCAACGAAATGCTTACGGGCGGGTATAAATCTGCGTGCGGTAACGGTAAGTCTGATGGTTATAAGCCTTCCATATATGATGAACCTGCGTATCTGCATAAGCACGAAGCCGAACCTGCGGAAATTCAACGGAAATATGAACAGACGCACAGTGAGGAAAATTATCCAGAAATAATTTTTACTCCGCATATTATACCGGTGATACGCGGAATACTAACAACAATCTATATTAAGTTAAATAGCATCGCTATCAGCGAAAATGCAATTGAAGATATATACAATAATTTTTATAAAAACAGCCCCTTTGTTGTTTTGCTGAAAAACGGTATTCTGCCTGACATTAAAAATGTAATTTATTCAAATGTCTGTCATATATCTTTTTCAAAAAACGGCGCATATCTCATATTAGTCAGCGCTATAGACAATTTGGGAAAAGGCGCTTCTCTGCAGGCTGTACAGAATATGAATCTTATGTTCGGGCTGCCGGCGGATTATGAAATACGCGATTTTACGCCTTATCCGTAA
- a CDS encoding 50S ribosomal protein L13, translating into MSKSSDDISNNWILIDAKDVSLGRLASFIANKLMGKDKADYAPYANKGDSIVVINSAKAKITGKKLTDKQYYFHSGYPGGLKTFNYKDMLHKDATFPVYHAVKGMLPKNKLADVLIKKLKIYADENHPHIAQNPVAVDIKTMI; encoded by the coding sequence ATGTCTAAAAGCAGTGACGATATTTCAAATAATTGGATTTTAATTGACGCTAAAGATGTCAGCTTAGGGAGGCTTGCAAGTTTTATCGCCAATAAATTAATGGGCAAGGACAAAGCAGACTATGCACCTTATGCCAATAAGGGAGATTCCATAGTTGTCATTAATAGCGCAAAAGCTAAAATTACAGGAAAAAAATTAACGGACAAGCAATATTATTTTCATAGCGGATATCCGGGCGGTTTAAAAACATTTAATTATAAAGATATGCTGCATAAAGACGCGACTTTTCCGGTTTACCATGCCGTTAAAGGAATGCTGCCGAAGAACAAGCTTGCTGATGTTTTAATTAAAAAATTAAAAATTTATGCAGACGAAAATCATCCGCATATTGCGCAGAATCCCGTTGCGGTTGACATAAAAACGATGATTTAA
- a CDS encoding 30S ribosomal protein S9, with protein sequence MAKKNILQAAGKRKTSIARVLFKEGKGKITINGRDFNDYFPIENQRVMAVKSLAFFPIEDKYDVFVNVRGGGLNGQAGAIKLAIAHLLLLLNPELKTTLSKAGMLTRDSRIKERKKYGQKGARARFQFSKR encoded by the coding sequence ATGGCTAAAAAAAATATATTGCAGGCAGCCGGAAAACGTAAAACCTCTATTGCTAGGGTTTTGTTCAAGGAAGGCAAGGGAAAGATAACAATAAACGGAAGAGATTTTAATGATTATTTCCCTATTGAAAATCAGAGGGTCATGGCGGTTAAATCGCTTGCATTTTTTCCTATTGAAGACAAGTATGATGTTTTTGTCAATGTCAGAGGCGGCGGTCTTAACGGTCAGGCAGGCGCAATTAAGCTTGCAATCGCTCATTTATTGCTTCTGCTAAATCCTGAATTGAAAACTACCCTGTCGAAAGCAGGTATGCTTACAAGAGATTCAAGGATTAAGGAAAGGAAGAAGTACGGTCAAAAGGGAGCAAGAGCGAGATTTCAATTTTCAAAAAGATAA
- a CDS encoding FAD-binding protein, whose amino-acid sequence MLKHDVIIVGAGLAGLRACVELRKRGVDAVIVSKVYPTRSHSGAAQGGVNAAFDENDSWESHFFDTVKGSDYIGDQDAIEILTSEAPGNILELQKMGVVFNRNDRGGIAQRPFGGQSFPRSCYYADAVGHMMLHGLFDNVLKYNTKILYEYFVTSLVVDNGKISGVVAYDIREGRFHGIAAKSVLFATGGYGQVYSSNTNALINTGDGMSVAIRADVPLMDMEFVQFHPTTLKSTGILVTEGARGEGAYLLNSLGVRFMSKYAPKAMELAPRDVVARAEQTEINEGRGIDGAILLDVRHLGKEKIMEKLPQIMQLSIDFEGVNPIYEPIPIRPGVHYSMGGIKTDNNGRTTVEGFYSAGESACVSVHGANRLGGNSLLDTIVFGRRAGIDMAEYIKNVDFGKFDESAVRRDEEIFENIKKSAGKERHGLLKAELQEDMRKNVGVFREESLMKKAIEKIEELKERAKNIGVDDKSHLFNTDIVEAFEFKNILLIAEIIARGAIMRQESRGAHYRNDFPERDDDKWLKHTIAKLNASGGIDFDFSPVKITKFKPQPRTY is encoded by the coding sequence ATGCTTAAACATGATGTTATTATAGTTGGTGCGGGACTTGCAGGGCTGAGGGCATGCGTCGAACTCAGAAAAAGAGGCGTAGACGCAGTAATAGTAAGTAAAGTATATCCTACAAGGTCGCACTCCGGTGCTGCTCAGGGCGGGGTTAATGCCGCTTTTGACGAAAATGATTCGTGGGAATCGCATTTTTTTGACACCGTCAAAGGCAGCGACTATATAGGCGACCAGGACGCTATTGAAATATTAACGAGCGAAGCTCCGGGCAATATACTTGAATTACAAAAAATGGGAGTAGTATTTAACAGAAATGATAGAGGCGGTATTGCGCAAAGACCGTTCGGAGGGCAAAGCTTTCCAAGGTCATGCTATTATGCCGATGCCGTAGGACATATGATGCTTCACGGATTGTTTGATAATGTTCTTAAATATAATACGAAAATTCTATATGAATATTTTGTCACAAGTTTGGTTGTAGATAACGGAAAAATAAGCGGAGTAGTTGCTTATGATATAAGAGAGGGAAGGTTTCACGGTATTGCTGCAAAGTCTGTCTTATTCGCAACGGGCGGATACGGTCAGGTGTATTCATCCAATACAAACGCTTTAATAAATACAGGCGACGGCATGTCGGTTGCTATCAGAGCTGATGTTCCTCTTATGGACATGGAATTTGTCCAGTTTCATCCTACAACCCTTAAAAGTACGGGTATTCTTGTTACGGAAGGAGCAAGAGGCGAAGGAGCTTATCTTCTAAATTCGCTTGGAGTCAGATTTATGTCTAAATATGCTCCTAAAGCAATGGAATTAGCCCCGCGTGATGTCGTGGCAAGAGCCGAACAGACGGAAATTAATGAAGGAAGAGGCATTGACGGAGCCATATTGCTTGACGTTCGTCATCTGGGGAAAGAAAAAATAATGGAAAAATTGCCGCAGATTATGCAGCTTTCAATTGATTTTGAGGGAGTCAACCCCATTTACGAGCCGATACCTATCAGACCCGGAGTTCATTATTCTATGGGCGGTATTAAAACAGACAACAACGGCAGAACAACGGTAGAGGGTTTTTATTCTGCTGGAGAATCCGCCTGCGTCAGCGTTCACGGCGCAAACAGATTGGGCGGAAATTCGCTTTTAGATACTATAGTTTTTGGACGGCGGGCAGGAATAGACATGGCAGAATATATTAAAAATGTTGATTTTGGCAAGTTTGACGAATCTGCAGTGAGAAGGGACGAAGAGATATTTGAAAACATTAAGAAATCAGCTGGCAAGGAAAGACACGGTTTGCTTAAAGCAGAACTGCAGGAGGATATGCGCAAAAACGTAGGCGTGTTCAGGGAAGAATCTCTTATGAAAAAAGCTATAGAAAAGATAGAAGAGCTTAAAGAACGCGCAAAAAATATCGGAGTTGACGATAAATCGCATCTTTTCAATACGGATATCGTAGAAGCATTTGAATTTAAAAATATATTGCTTATAGCAGAAATTATAGCCAGAGGCGCCATAATGAGGCAGGAGTCCAGAGGAGCCCATTATAGAAATGACTTTCCCGAAAGAGACGATGATAAATGGCTTAAACATACAATAGCA
- the moaC gene encoding cyclic pyranopterin monophosphate synthase MoaC: MNGLKSEEKKLTHLDENGMPTMVDVSSKTETVRIATAAASVYMSQDAFELAITGEGKKGDVFSTAKIAGIMAAKKTSELIPLCHPLNIENCDIIFEPVKSKNCINIKSIVKISGKTGVEMESLTAVSVAALTIYDMLKAVDKSIRITDIYLLRKEGGKSGIYEYAKK, translated from the coding sequence ATGAACGGATTAAAATCAGAAGAAAAAAAATTGACTCACTTAGATGAAAACGGTATGCCAACTATGGTCGATGTTTCGTCTAAAACCGAAACTGTCAGAATTGCTACTGCTGCCGCCAGCGTATATATGTCGCAGGACGCGTTTGAGCTTGCAATAACAGGGGAAGGTAAAAAAGGGGATGTTTTTTCTACCGCTAAGATTGCAGGAATTATGGCTGCAAAAAAAACATCGGAGCTTATTCCTTTATGCCATCCTTTAAATATCGAAAATTGCGATATAATATTTGAGCCCGTTAAATCCAAAAATTGCATAAATATTAAATCAATAGTAAAAATTTCCGGAAAAACCGGCGTAGAAATGGAAAGTCTTACGGCTGTTTCCGTAGCAGCTCTTACCATTTATGATATGCTTAAGGCTGTTGATAAATCTATCAGGATAACCGATATTTATCTGCTGAGGAAAGAAGGCGGGAAAAGCGGAATATATGAATACGCTAAAAAATAA
- a CDS encoding peptide-binding protein translates to MTTLRKISFKFLSALFILISIAVLSGCAASGKKNVYAHSNHNHSVNNINYAGSINSNFNKNNSVLIIGLSADATNLIGNMAADAPTAEVTSQIYDGLVRYNRNLKIVPDLAKSWKITNGGRTITFKLRRHVLWQDGHPFTARDVLFTYHLMINPKTPTPYSADYLKVEKARTIGKYIFQVTYKKPYAPALSSWGLSILPRFLLKGKNLLTTRLRSHPVGTGPYEFYKWIHGYEIILKANPHYFMGAPHIKEIIYRIVPDSSSMFLMLKSNGIDYMGLTPIQYKFESKGKNFIKKFKKYIHPSLSFTFLGYNILDKLFKKRKVRQALSYAINKQEIIKGALLGLGRHCYGPYMPGTYYYNGNVKKYRYNPEKALRLLKQNGWNLVDGRLIKNGKRFKFTILTPQGNPERLSAAEIMQQNLKKIGIKVDIRVMEWTSLISEFIMKKNFQAVLLGFTITPDPADASSIFSGNDIVPKGLNFTSFNNAQINKLFIKARSTFNLKIQKKYYFAIQRLLAEDCPYTFLYIPEAMPVVKSTVGGIKPAPAGIGYDIRRWFVNEKIS, encoded by the coding sequence ATGACTACACTCCGTAAAATATCTTTTAAATTTTTATCCGCGCTATTTATTTTAATATCTATAGCAGTTTTAAGCGGATGCGCAGCTTCAGGCAAAAAAAACGTATATGCGCATAGTAATCATAATCATAGTGTTAACAATATAAATTATGCCGGAAGTATAAATAGCAATTTTAATAAAAATAATAGCGTACTTATAATAGGATTGTCAGCCGACGCCACAAATCTTATAGGCAATATGGCGGCGGACGCGCCTACGGCAGAGGTTACATCTCAAATATATGACGGGTTAGTCAGGTACAACAGGAATTTAAAAATAGTTCCCGACTTAGCCAAATCATGGAAAATTACAAACGGCGGCAGGACTATTACATTTAAACTGCGCCGTCATGTATTATGGCAGGACGGACACCCGTTTACCGCAAGGGATGTTTTGTTTACATATCATCTTATGATAAACCCTAAAACGCCGACCCCGTATTCCGCGGATTATCTTAAAGTTGAAAAAGCGCGCACTATAGGAAAATATATTTTTCAGGTTACTTATAAAAAGCCTTATGCGCCTGCTCTTTCAAGCTGGGGATTAAGCATACTGCCGCGTTTTCTTCTGAAAGGCAAGAATTTACTGACTACCAGACTGAGAAGCCATCCTGTTGGAACCGGTCCTTACGAATTTTACAAATGGATTCACGGCTACGAAATTATTTTAAAGGCTAATCCTCATTATTTTATGGGAGCGCCCCATATAAAAGAGATAATATACAGAATAGTGCCGGATTCTTCTTCCATGTTTTTAATGCTGAAATCAAACGGTATAGATTATATGGGGTTGACCCCTATACAGTATAAGTTTGAATCGAAAGGAAAAAATTTTATTAAAAAATTCAAAAAATATATTCATCCGTCTCTAAGTTTTACTTTTTTAGGATACAATATTCTCGATAAATTATTTAAAAAACGTAAAGTCAGACAGGCGCTCAGCTATGCAATCAACAAGCAGGAAATAATAAAAGGGGCGCTGCTCGGTTTAGGAAGACATTGTTACGGACCTTATATGCCGGGAACTTATTACTACAACGGAAACGTGAAAAAATATAGGTACAATCCCGAAAAGGCACTTAGGCTATTAAAACAGAACGGCTGGAATCTGGTTGACGGTCGGCTTATTAAAAACGGCAAACGGTTTAAATTTACAATATTAACGCCGCAGGGAAATCCAGAAAGACTTTCGGCTGCCGAAATTATGCAGCAAAATTTAAAAAAAATAGGTATTAAAGTAGATATCAGGGTAATGGAATGGACATCGCTTATTTCTGAATTTATAATGAAAAAAAATTTTCAGGCTGTTTTGCTGGGTTTTACAATTACTCCCGACCCTGCAGACGCTTCTTCTATATTTTCAGGAAACGATATTGTTCCTAAGGGTCTAAACTTTACTTCGTTTAACAATGCGCAGATTAATAAACTTTTTATAAAGGCGAGAAGCACTTTTAATTTGAAAATACAAAAAAAATATTATTTTGCAATACAGCGTCTATTGGCAGAAGATTGCCCTTATACGTTCTTATATATTCCAGAAGCAATGCCGGTCGTTAAATCCACCGTCGGAGGAATTAAGCCTGCGCCTGCCGGAATAGGATATGACATACGGCGCTGGTTTGTTAATGAAAAAATTTCTTGA